Within the Chthoniobacterales bacterium genome, the region CGCCGGAATCCTGCAAGAGTTTCCAGTTTCCCGAGCGCATGGCCCAGCCGCCCCCTAAGGGAGGCGGAGTTCCCCCGGGGCGGCCGACGCCGCTCTTCCACCACCAGAAGAGATCGCGTTCGGGCGGCGCAACGGCAGCTTTGTCATCGATGAGCGGCAGAAGGTTGATTCCGTCCAGACGCGGAGAGGCAGGCTGCGGAATGCCGGCTGCGGCAAGACAAGTCGGCACAATGTCCAGCGAGGAGACGGGTGCGGCGAAGGTCCTGCCGCCCTTGACCGCGGCGGGCCAGGAGAGCACGAACGGAACGCGAATCCCGCCTTCGTAATTCTGCAGTTTTTCACCGCGCAGCGGCGTGTTGTCCGCATGGGTCGCCAGCACGGAACCACCATTGTCGGTGAGGAAGAAGATGAGCGTGTTCTCGTAGAGCCCCTCCTCTTTGAGCGTATCGAGGATCCGGCCGACACCGGTATCGAGGTAGTTGATCATGGCCAGCAGGATCTTCCGCGCCGGGTCGGTGCTGTATTTGTGCTTTACCTCGACATCCTCGATCTGCGCTTGGAGCGGGGTGTGCACGGCATTGTAGGGCAAATAGACCAGGAACGGCTGATCGCGGTGCCGCTTGATGAAGTCCACCGCTTCATCCGTCAACCGGTGGGTCAGGTAGCCCTTCTCCCCCGTTCCTTTCAGGCACTTTGTCCCGCGGAAAAGCGGGGCGAAGTCCGACGCGGTGTTGTCCAAGTCATAATAATCGCGGCCTCCGTGGTTGAAGCCGTAGAACTCGTCGAAACCCCGCTTGGTCGGGTTCAAGTCGACGGCGAGGTCCCCGCTGGTCACAACGCGCGTTGGAGGAGCAGTCGGGTTCAAGTCGCCGGCGATGTCCCCGGTTTCGTGCCACTTGCCGAAGGCACCCGAGACATAGCCGGCCTCTTTGAGATAGTCCGCGAGAAGTCTCACCGGTTGCGAGGCCACTTCCGCCCAGTGGACGCCGGCGCGCTGTTGGTAGCGGCCCGTGAGCAGCGCCGCGCGGGAAGGAAGACACATCGATGCGGTGATGTAGCCTTGTTCGAAGATGACCCCGTCGCGCGCGATTTTGTCGATGTTCGGCGTGATGATACCCGGCCCGTGGTGCGGATTGAATCCGACGTCGGCATAGCCCTGGTCATCGGATAAAATGATCACGATGTTGGGCCTTTCCGAGGGCGCCGAATAGCCCGGCTGCGCCGCAGCGAGCAACACGGTGCATGCGATGAGGATTTGTCGTTTCATGGCTTGTGTTTTCAGGGGTGTGAGGTTGGTGCGGTGGGAATGCCGGCCAACTCGACGGAGAATCAGAAAGGAATGTGCCTCGCGGAGTCCGGGGTGGAAAGATGAAAAACGACACGCGCATGGCTGGCATCACGATGCCCGTGGAGACCGCTTGGTTGACGAGAAAGGCGATGCCCGCACCCGCCTGGATCTTCCCGCCGGTTAACTCGGAGCCATCGCCGCCGTCCACCGGCGTCCAGAAGGGCTCAATGGCGCTCCGGGAATTCAGTTCTCTTTTGACATTTCAAGGCGGACATTCCGGATGAGAAATCCTCCGACGCCGGCACACTCTTGCGCCACGTTCCATGGCCGGAAGGCGACCACGACGGAACAGCCATCCTCGGTGACCGGTCCGGCTGCTCGCAGAGTCATCTCCGAAAAATCGAAGTCCGGCATTACCGTCTCGGAGGCCAGAGTGGTCGCCGTGCCGTTTTGTCTGATTAGCACAATGGCTGCACTCAGTCCGACATTGCTCCCGCCG harbors:
- a CDS encoding N-acetylgalactosamine 6-sulfatase (GALNS), with the protein product MKRQILIACTVLLAAAQPGYSAPSERPNIVIILSDDQGYADVGFNPHHGPGIITPNIDKIARDGVIFEQGYITASMCLPSRAALLTGRYQQRAGVHWAEVASQPVRLLADYLKEAGYVSGAFGKWHETGDIAGDLNPTAPPTRVVTSGDLAVDLNPTKRGFDEFYGFNHGGRDYYDLDNTASDFAPLFRGTKCLKGTGEKGYLTHRLTDEAVDFIKRHRDQPFLVYLPYNAVHTPLQAQIEDVEVKHKYSTDPARKILLAMINYLDTGVGRILDTLKEEGLYENTLIFFLTDNGGSVLATHADNTPLRGEKLQNYEGGIRVPFVLSWPAAVKGGRTFAAPVSSLDIVPTCLAAAGIPQPASPRLDGINLLPLIDDKAAVAPPERDLFWWWKSGVGRPGGTPPPLGGGWAMRSGNWKLLQDSGDNPPPVQLFDLAADPKETTDLAKARPDLVADLKKRFDAWAVEVEADASRARAPKDSAKP